A DNA window from Calliphora vicina chromosome 1, idCalVici1.1, whole genome shotgun sequence contains the following coding sequences:
- the LOC135960442 gene encoding uncharacterized protein LOC135960442 — MVQSLQMVETEAAKAGLKVNINKTKVMRVNATSYRPFSIQDIQLQDVHHFCYLGSIITSTGGSSDDVSNRTMRARQAFGQLSTVWKSPSISTRTKLTIFNSCVKSVLLYGCETWNMAARDINTLQVFHNWPYRISNTHLWTVTNQRQIHSEVLRRKWRWIGHALRRPPGDVTRKAIDWNPQGSRRRGRPAHTWRRQLDIEASLAGKSWNEIKNLASNRNDWKSFVEALCSL, encoded by the coding sequence ATGGTGCAAAGCCTTCAAATGGTAGAGACAGAAGCTGCAAAGGCAGGACTcaaagtaaatataaataagacGAAGGTAATGCGAGTAAATGCAACATCCTACCGGCCATTCTCTATCCAAGACATCCAACTACAGGACGTGCACCACTTTTGCTACTTGGGTAGCATCATAACATCGACTGGAGGCTCTTCTGATGATGTCTCAAATCGCACCATGAGAGCTCGGCAAGCTTTCGGACAACTAAGCACAGTTTGGAAATCACCATCAATCTCCACCCGCACTAAGCTAACAATTTTCAATTCGTGTGTTAAGTCTGTGCTCCTTTATGGCTGTGAAACGTGGAATATGGCGGCTAGAGACATAAACACTTTGCAAGTTTTCCACAACTGGCCCTACAGAATATCAAACACACACCTCTGGACAGTCACAAATCAAAGGCAAATACATTCCGAAGTTTTGAGAAGGAAATGGCGATGGATAGGCCACGCATTACGAAGACCACCCGGAGATGTAACCCGCAAAGCCATTGACTGGAATCCGCAAGGTAGTAGAAGGAGAGGACGGCCTGCCCACACTTGGAGAAGACAGTTAGACATAGAGGCTTCGCTAGCAGGAAAAAGTTGGAATGAAATCAAGAACCTAGCATCAAACAGAAACGATTGGAAATCTTTTGTTGAGGCCCTATGTTCCTTATag
- the Mst85C gene encoding uncharacterized protein Mst85C, whose product MNLQQLSTSEHVPIQIQEQQQIFLPINNPILEQPPTAAHVMPTPTTNWSMESMPWKITKTDHTGDVMEFRAHAPHKNNAMRRALLHQKRKSEFNAIGTLPIKQFISEEKITAHFNGLHISSDYIQHNAGNIADGNGDELPSTSGKCFSNLTYEDYQVTAKELEEKLRNANRITMCEELKKFNAVQKKVSYLPEALLHRIPKPCTALVLWQPSPIMNIFSQNNMDENGSEMKQNETIDDYTIPDVDLPPEQPDEIDDFIDNNNTCNLDFNNVKPDSMDEDL is encoded by the exons atgaACCTACA aCAATTGTCAACATCTGAGCATGTACCTATACAAATACAAGAACAACAGCAAATATTTCTACCAATAAATAATCCAATCTTGGAACAACCACCTACTGCTGCACATGTAATGCCAACACCAACCACAAATTGGAGTATGGAATCAATGCCTTGGAAAATAACTAAAACCGATCACACCGGAGATGTAATGGAATTTAGAGCACATGCACCACACAAGAATAATGCGATGAGACGAGCACTGTTGCATCAAAAACGAAAATCGGAATTTAACGCAATAGGAACATT ACCAATTAAACAATTCATATCGGAAGAGAAAATAACTGCCCATTTCAATGGGTTACATATATCTAGTGATTATATACAACATAATGCTGGTAATATAGCAGACGGCAATGGCGATGAGCTACCCTCTACAAGTGGCaagtgtttttcaaatttaacctACGAAGATTATCAAGTAACCGCCAAGGAATTGGAAGAAAAACTACGTAATGCCAATCGCATAACAATGTGTGaagaattaaagaaatttaatgctGTACAGAAAAAGGTTTCCTATTTACCGGAAGCCTTACTCCATCGTATTCCTAAACCCTGCACGGCTTTGGTTTTGTGGCAACCATCACCCATTATGAATATTTTCAGTCAAAATAATATGGATGAAAATGGAAGCGAGATGAAGCAAAATGAAACAATTGATGATTATACAATTCCCGATGTTGATTTACCGCCAGAACAGCCGGATGAAATTGATGACTTCATTGATAACAATAATACGTGTAATTTAGATTTTAACAATGTTAAACCAGACAGTATGGATGAGGATTTGTAG